A genomic window from Lycium barbarum isolate Lr01 chromosome 4, ASM1917538v2, whole genome shotgun sequence includes:
- the LOC132636727 gene encoding uncharacterized protein LOC132636727 isoform X1 encodes MMENLLLEKYQEILQNQTQTQSEVDQCQAYYEAAGGVKKRRIYGLGSQAQIYYRLNLRPSSASDATSSVPPPNAQLAVTGNLDELVTRLIPALTDRLLPIIIERVRGLSPSVSSQTDTPNDHPSFMAPIVPAPATANIDQVHASISGDDRGSPVSH; translated from the exons ATGATGGAAAATCTTTTGTTG GAAAAATATCAAGAAATACTACAAAATCAGACACAGACTCAATCTGAAGTTGATCAATGTCAAGCCTATTACGAAGCCGCAGGAGGGgtaaagaaaagaagaatatatggtcttggatctcaAGCACAAATATATTACCGGCTGAATCTTCGTCCCTCTTCTGCTTCTGATGCTACATCCTCAGTACCACCTCCGAATGCTCAACTAGCAGTGACTGGAAATTTGGATGAGTTAGTGACACGATTAATTCCTGCACTGACTGATCGCTTGCTTCCTATAATTATTGAGCGAGTACGTGGATTGAGTCCTTCTGTCTCTTCTCAGACAGACACTCCTAATGACCATCCATCATTTATGGCACCTATAGTTCCAGCTCCAGCTACTGCCAACATTGATCAAGTTCATGCATCGATTTCTGGTGATGATCGTGGCTCTCCAGTCTCTCATTAG
- the LOC132636727 gene encoding uncharacterized protein LOC132636727 isoform X2, translating to MFSFVEKYQEILQNQTQTQSEVDQCQAYYEAAGGVKKRRIYGLGSQAQIYYRLNLRPSSASDATSSVPPPNAQLAVTGNLDELVTRLIPALTDRLLPIIIERVRGLSPSVSSQTDTPNDHPSFMAPIVPAPATANIDQVHASISGDDRGSPVSH from the exons ATGTTTTCATTTGTG GAAAAATATCAAGAAATACTACAAAATCAGACACAGACTCAATCTGAAGTTGATCAATGTCAAGCCTATTACGAAGCCGCAGGAGGGgtaaagaaaagaagaatatatggtcttggatctcaAGCACAAATATATTACCGGCTGAATCTTCGTCCCTCTTCTGCTTCTGATGCTACATCCTCAGTACCACCTCCGAATGCTCAACTAGCAGTGACTGGAAATTTGGATGAGTTAGTGACACGATTAATTCCTGCACTGACTGATCGCTTGCTTCCTATAATTATTGAGCGAGTACGTGGATTGAGTCCTTCTGTCTCTTCTCAGACAGACACTCCTAATGACCATCCATCATTTATGGCACCTATAGTTCCAGCTCCAGCTACTGCCAACATTGATCAAGTTCATGCATCGATTTCTGGTGATGATCGTGGCTCTCCAGTCTCTCATTAG